The following proteins come from a genomic window of Malus domestica chromosome 02, GDT2T_hap1:
- the LOC139190208 gene encoding N-terminal acetyltransferase A complex catalytic subunit NAA10-like, which translates to MVCIRKATIDDLLAMQACNLFCLPENYQMKYYLYHILSWPQLLYVAEDYNGRIVGYVLAKMEEESNECHGHITSLAVLRTHRKLGLATKLMSAAQNAMEQVFAAEYVSLHVRKSNRAAFNLYTGTLGYKIHDVEAKYYADGEDAYDMRKELKGKKVHGHSHGHGHGHGHGHGHGHHHHHHHHEGGCCSGEAVKPEKAEAKKVDRGNAKAEAKAA; encoded by the coding sequence ATGGTGTGCATACGCAAGGCCACCATCGACGACCTCCTGGCGATGCAAGCCTGCAACCTCTTCTGCCTCCCTGAGAACTACCAGATGAAGTACTACCTCTACCACATCCTCTCATGGCCGCAGCTCCTATACGTCGCCGAAGACTACAACGGCCGCATCGTCGGCTACGTCCTCGCCAAGATGGAGGAGGAGAGCAACGAGTGCCACGGACACATCACCTCCCTCGCCGTCCTCCGCACCCACCGCAAACTCGGCCTCGCCACCAAGCTCATGAGCGCCGCCCAGAACGCCATGGAACAGGTGTTCGCGGCGGAGTACGTGTCGCTTCACGTGAGGAAGAGCAATCGGGCGGCGTTCAATTTGTACACGGGGACTTTGGGGTATAAGATTCATGATGTGGAGGCGAAGTACTATGCCGATGGGGAAGATGCGTATGATATGAGGAAGGAGCTCAAGGGGAAGAAGGTGCATGGACATAGTCATGGGCATGGGCATGGTCACGGTCACGGTCACGGGCATGGGcatcaccaccatcatcaccatcatGAAGGTGGGTGTTGCTCAGGGGAGGCAGTGAAACCAGAAAAGGCGGAGGCGAAGAAGGTCGATAGAGGGAATGCTAAGGCGGAGGCCAAAGCGGCATGA